The following proteins come from a genomic window of Rutidosis leptorrhynchoides isolate AG116_Rl617_1_P2 chromosome 10, CSIRO_AGI_Rlap_v1, whole genome shotgun sequence:
- the LOC139871859 gene encoding protein CASP has protein sequence MEAGGGGSLSSERDKSNSSSTNSSAPIPSVANFWREFDLERERSILDEQGLRIAENQENSQKNRRKLAETTRDFRKAPAEEKSSLFNSLLKGYQEEVDNITKRAKFGENAFLNIYQKLYEAPDPYPVIASVAEKDLKIAELESESRKMKVELEEFRTEATHLKNQQATIRRLEERTRQLEQQMEEKVKEIVEMKQRSLAEENQKSLEVLKEREQLLQDQLRQAQDSVSNMQKLHELAQSKLFEYRAQSEEDTAAKQTEVNLLMDEVERAQTRLMSLEREKGVLRSQLQTANEDNDTKRSDDTDSNSILENSLNAKEKIISELNTELHTIETTLSNEREQHINEIKKLNTMLNEKEVALQEIKKQLQERPTEKLVDDLRKKVKILQAVGYNSIEAEDWEVATSGEEMSKLESLLLDKNRKMEHQLTQLKVQLSEKASLAEASESKISELTLKVDEQQKLIQKLEDDVLKGYNSKDRRGNTFEDWDLSESSTKDITDNTDHKHVSSEQDQNSMLKVICNQRDRFRARLRETEEEIRQLKERIGVLTNELEKTKADNVKLYGKIRYVQDYNSEKVVSRGSRKQSVEDLESGFSSDVETKYKKIYEDDINPFAAFSKKEKDQRYKELGLRDKITLTSGRFLLGNRYARTFAFFYTIGLHILVFSCLYRMSALSNLSHGPEEFPGNETIVNLPHAM, from the exons AGTTTGATTTGGAGAGGGAAAGGAGCATATTAGATGAACAAGGACTTAGAATCGCCGAAAATCAGGAAAACAGCCAGAAGAATCGGAGGAAACTTGCAGAGACCACCAGAG ATTTCAGAAAAGCTCCAGCAGAGGAAAAGTCAAGCTTGTTCAATTCGTTACTTAAGGGTTATCAAGAGGAGGTTGACAATATTACTAAGAGGGCAAAATTTGGTGAAAATGCTTTCCTTAATATATACCAGAAACTTTATGAGGCTCCAGATCCTTACCCTGTTATTGCTTCAGTTGCT GAAAAAGATTTGAAAATAGCTGAGCTAGAGTCAGAGAGTAGAAAGATGAAGGTTGAACTTGAGGAATTTAGAACAGAAGCTACTCATCTGAAAAATCAACAAGCAACTATACGACGACTAGAGGAGCGTACCAGGCAATTGGAACAACAG ATGGAGGAAAAAGTAAAGGAGATTGTGGAGATGAAGCAACGCAGTTTGGCAGAAGAAAATCAGAAATCTTTGGAGGTTCTAAAAGAAAG GGAACAACTATTACAGGATCAATTGCGACAGGCTCAAGATAGTGtttctaatatgcaaaagttacatGAACTTGCACAAAGCAAATTGTTTGAGTATCGCGCCCAATCAG AGGAAGACACAGCAGCAAAACAAACAGAGGTGAATCTATTAATGGATGAAGTTGAAAGGGCTCAGACTCGTCTGATGAGTCTAGAGAGGGAGAAG GGTGTTCTTCGTTCACAACTACAAACCGCAAATGAAGACAATGATACCAAACGAAG TGATGATACTGATTCAAATAGCATCTTGGAGAATTCTTTAAATGCCAAGGAGAAGATTATCTCTGAACTAAATACTGAACTTCACACTATTGAAACCACCCTATCTAATGAACGCGAACAACACATCAACGAAATCAAGAAGTTGAATACAATGCTCAATGAAAAG GAAGTTGCCCTTCAGGAAATTAAGAAACAACTCCAGGAGAGACCAACAGAAAAGTTAGTTGACGATCTGCGCAAGAAAGTTAAAATTTTGCAG GCAGTGGGTTATAACTCGATTGAGGCTGAAGATTGGGAGGTTGCTACTAGTGGGGAGGAAATGAGCAAACTCGAATCTTTACTTCTTGATAAGAACAGAAAAATGGAACATCAACTCACACAGTTAAAG GTCCAACTCTCTGAGAAGGCTTCTTTGGCAGAAGCATCTGAAAGCAAGATATCAGAACTTACATTAAAGGTTGATGAGCAACAAAAATTGATACAGAAGTTGGAAGATGACGTATTGAAG GGTTACAATTCTAAAGATCGCAGAGGAAATACGTTTGAGGATTGGGATCTTTCAGAGTCTAGCACAAAAGATATCACCGAT AATACGGATCATAAGCATGTTTCTTCCGAACAAGATCAAAATTCCATGCTTAAGGTTATATGCAACCAACGAGATCGTTTTCGGGCGCGCTTGCGTGAGACCGAAGAG GAAATAAGGCAGTTAAAGGAGAGGATTGGGGTGCTGACAAATGAACTGGAGAAGACAAAAGCTGATAATGTCAAACTTTATGGAAAGATTCGTTATGTTCAGGATTATAATTCAGAGAAGGTAGTCTCTAGAGGATCACGGAAG CAATCAGTTGAAGATCTTGAAAGTGGTTTCAGCTCAGATGTGGAAACCAAGTATAAGAAAATATACGAGGATGATATTAATCCATTTGCAGCATTTTCTAAAAAG gAAAAGGACCAAAGGTACAAGGAGCTTGGTTTACGGGACAAAATTACGCTTACTAGTGGGCGTTTTCTTCTTGGCAACAG ATACGCACGAACGTTTGCATTCTTCTACACCATTGGGTTGCATATTTTAGTATTTAGCTGTCTCTACAGGATGTCAGCGTTAAGCAACCTCAG CCATGGACCTGAAGAATTTCCTGGCAACGAGACAATTGTAAACCTTCCTCATGCAATGTAG